One stretch of Weissella koreensis KACC 15510 DNA includes these proteins:
- a CDS encoding HD domain-containing protein codes for MQKDAWKNDRAYRDIVDDLLQQPAVQELANYTQHHHSDRLTHSIMVSYWSYRLGLRLGLNATALARAGILHDLFYYDWRDTKFELGTHAFIHPRVSLRNAEKITSLSEMEKDIILKHMWGSTWAMPHYWESLLLNLVDDETAVMDFFNPVLDSFKALKTLHWINRES; via the coding sequence GTGCAAAAAGATGCCTGGAAAAATGATCGCGCTTATCGCGACATTGTCGATGATTTATTACAGCAGCCGGCCGTACAAGAGTTGGCAAATTACACTCAACACCATCATTCGGATCGTTTGACGCATTCGATTATGGTTTCATATTGGAGTTATCGTTTAGGACTTCGTCTGGGATTAAATGCTACAGCACTTGCCAGAGCCGGAATTTTACACGATTTATTTTATTATGATTGGCGGGATACTAAGTTTGAATTGGGGACACATGCATTTATTCATCCCCGGGTAAGCTTACGTAATGCTGAAAAAATCACCTCGTTGTCAGAAATGGAGAAAGACATTATATTAAAACATATGTGGGGATCAACTTGGGCCATGCCTCATTACTGGGAAAGCCTTTTGCTGAACTTGGTCGATGATGAAACAGCAGTAATGGATTTCTTTAATCCAGTATTGGATAGTTTTAAGGCGCTTAAGACCCTACATTGGATTAATCGAGAATCGTAA